Below is a window of Rhodamnia argentea isolate NSW1041297 chromosome 11, ASM2092103v1, whole genome shotgun sequence DNA.
CAGGCCCGGCGGGGTCATAGACCGAATAGAGGCGACGTGGAAAGGGTTCCGGTGCAATGGAGCTTCGTTGCTATCCCAATAATTGGTCCTTTATCGCGCAAAGGACAACCATCCTCTTTCGAGACTTTATTTTTGGccgaaaataaatttttctatttctattatttggactaaattttttagtaaaGACATGTttaataacaaaacaaaatttatgtCCTCATTTGATAATGGCATAAAATTTCTGTGGTTGCCAACCTGCAGATGGCGAATGGTGAAAGGCAATCGAAGATCGACAGTGGGCGACCGGCGGCTAGCAAATAGCTGCAGACGGATGGGGAACCGCCACCGACGGCAGAGACGCGAGAAAGGCAATTGGTGGCCCATGGCGGCTGAAGAcaaggacgagagagagagagtgaataaTAAGAagaattctcatttttgtttctatttcaaaactaaaaaattagaaaatttccacTCCTTATTTCTGTTTCCATactattttttgacaaaaaatttgtccggaaaataaataaataaaaaattgcgtCACCTAACGAATTTTTATTCCAGATCAATTCCCTGaaaccgaaaaataaaaatatagacgTGCTACGGTACAATGGACACGCATCTGGTTGAAAATGACGATAATTTAACGTTATTGTCTTAAAGCGTGGATCTTGTGGACCGACATGGATGTAAATCGACATGTGCACGAGAATGATGAAGGTGTATGGAGGGACCCCCGGCCATCAGTCCATCCCAGTCAACCAAGTGGCTGGTCAAATTTCAAAGAAACGAGGGGGGCCTCACCcgagaaaattgtgaaaaaaaatacaataagttaTATCTCTTAACAGGCGTGCGAATGATAATTATTATGATCTCGAAAGCTATTTTTcgtcaaaaataaatttttatatttttattccatAAACGAGTTACATAATAGTAAAATGCGTGtgataataatataaaatttcttttttttttcaaaataggaaattcgtttgataatataGAATGCCTTCTTGATCGACAaccaaggaagagagagagagagatatcacacacgagagagagggagtaagcgatgagaataatttttataacagaaatagaaaattttaaaattttcacttctcatTTCTCTTCCATTGcctcgaaaatagaaaaacgaaATTATTTTACGGAACGAATTTCAGCTTCAAACCTCTTCccgagaacagaaaaataacaaaaaacagaaaaagcatAAACCGACTGCATCCttctcccaatttttttttttctaaattttgagtaaattttttgttcttcatgCCAcgaataatgatttttttcttttttattttttgtgattttggagGCATCTAAGTGAAATGAATAATGGTGATCTCGTTGACTTCCTGCAAAAGCTAAGCGACTCTTTTTGACGATCCAAACCCTGCATCAATCACTCTCTTCCCCTCTTTTCCCTCTAGGTCCTTCCAGAATCCATGGCGTCTCCCGTCTTTGCGCTCTGTTCACCTCTACAGTCCTTCCTTCCCAAAACCCTATCACGTCTACGTTCTAAACCAGGGGTGTCAAAATGGGCCATGccgacccaacccgacccgacccgacccgagagagagagagagagagagagagagagaaggtctaCAACGTAAATAGTAAGTAGTGACTACTGGCTGGAAAACTAGACAGAACAGTGAAAAGAGCGAGAAGCTAAGGAATAGAATGAAAATTCATGGAGTCGGAAGGGATGACTCTGCGAgctcatcgtcttcctcgccgTCAACGTCCACCCACCGACGATCTCCGACCGAACAAGGCCTCCCAGATCTCGGAGAACGCGTCCACGATGACGCCGTGGTGGTCCCTCGAGTTGAGCGAGAGGAGGCAGCGGAGCAGCTGCTGCAGGTCCTCCTCCCCGAACATCTGCTTCTCCACGATCATCTCCACCATCGACCGCTTGAAGTCCCCCCGCGGGTCCTCCGTCCTCTTCACCACCGCGAAGCTCTCCCTTACCTTCCCTTCCATCACCCCGCACGGCATCATCCTCCTGAACACCGACAGCCGAGCCGCCTCCGCCTCAACCTCCACCgtcttctttctcctcctccgcctcctcctccgttTCGGCGCTTCGCGAATGGTCTCCAGCTGGGGATTAAAGGCGTGGTCGGACGAGGATTCGGTGGTGGAGAAGCTTCTGGAGGAGGAGACTAGAGTCTCCgtttcttcgtcgtcgtcgtagTCCGCGCTGGCGCCGCCACCGCCGCGGTCTTCGCTGCTGAAGAGCCCGCTATCCTTCGAGGAAGTGCTGAGACGACCACGGAGTCTGAtccccgtcttcttcttcttattcttggCGCATCGTTTCTTTTTCGCCACCACGGGACTCAAAGCCGACACAACGTCGGCTCCATCGTCGTCATTGTCGACGTCGGAGCCCccggaggcggaggaggtgtAGATCTTCCTGCGAGGGGCGTGCTCGTCACGCGCCGTGGCCATAACGTGGAAGCCCCCCTCTTGTTTCCAGTGGAACCGAGGCTGCGACCCGGTGCGGTCGTCGTCGGAGAGGCGGGAGTGGGAGGACGGTCGCGACCTGCAGCCGCAGCCGCAGCCGTAGGGCATGAGGGCGT
It encodes the following:
- the LOC115736398 gene encoding transcription repressor OFP7-like; protein product: MAKRLKLRIARAFQSCRSKDASALPSDPVPSFLRLPPVGPALIAVDVSSSPRKPHRSFLNRHLPHALMPYGCGCGCRSRPSSHSRLSDDDRTGSQPRFHWKQEGGFHVMATARDEHAPRRKIYTSSASGGSDVDNDDDGADVVSALSPVVAKKKRCAKNKKKKTGIRLRGRLSTSSKDSGLFSSEDRGGGGASADYDDDEETETLVSSSRSFSTTESSSDHAFNPQLETIREAPKRRRRRRRRKKTVEVEAEAARLSVFRRMMPCGVMEGKVRESFAVVKRTEDPRGDFKRSMVEMIVEKQMFGEEDLQQLLRCLLSLNSRDHHGVIVDAFSEIWEALFGRRSSVGGR